In the bacterium genome, one interval contains:
- the ald gene encoding alanine dehydrogenase, with protein MIVGVPKEIKKQERRVAITPAGVTAFVSHGHTVLLEKGAGLGSAIPDEQYQAAGAKLISDPALIWSESEMILKVKEPLPEEYGMLREGQILFTYLHLAANRELTERMIQAKCIGVAYETIQLDDGSLPLLAPMSEVAGRLSIQVGARCLEVGEGGRGVLLSGVSGVPPAKVVIIGAGIVGANACHVAVGIGAQVSILDVNPTRLGYVRDIMQGHVTTVMSNRANIEEEVIKADLVIGAVLIPGAKAPKLITEEMVQKMKPGAAIVDVAVDQGGMCETTRPTTHDEPTYIVHEVVHYCVANMPGAVPRTSTYALTNSTLSYALDIADRGIFKAMSRSRALQKGLNVYCGAVTHPGVAEAFGLPLENVGF; from the coding sequence GTGATAGTGGGTGTCCCCAAAGAGATCAAGAAGCAGGAAAGAAGGGTTGCCATAACCCCTGCGGGCGTCACGGCCTTTGTCTCCCACGGCCATACGGTACTTCTGGAAAAGGGGGCCGGGCTGGGAAGTGCGATCCCTGACGAGCAATACCAGGCAGCCGGAGCCAAGCTCATCTCAGACCCGGCCCTGATCTGGAGTGAATCTGAGATGATTCTAAAGGTGAAAGAACCCCTTCCAGAGGAGTATGGAATGCTCAGGGAGGGCCAAATCCTTTTTACTTACCTACATCTGGCAGCCAACAGAGAGCTGACCGAGAGGATGATTCAAGCCAAGTGCATAGGTGTAGCGTACGAGACAATCCAGTTGGATGACGGCTCCTTGCCATTGTTGGCACCCATGAGTGAGGTGGCTGGCAGGCTTTCCATACAGGTGGGGGCCCGTTGTCTGGAGGTGGGCGAGGGAGGCAGGGGGGTGCTTCTAAGCGGGGTCTCGGGTGTACCGCCTGCCAAGGTGGTGATCATAGGAGCTGGGATAGTGGGGGCCAATGCCTGTCATGTTGCCGTGGGCATAGGCGCCCAGGTCAGCATCCTGGATGTAAACCCCACCAGACTAGGCTATGTGAGAGACATCATGCAGGGGCATGTAACCACGGTCATGTCAAACCGGGCCAACATAGAGGAAGAGGTGATAAAGGCGGATCTGGTCATAGGTGCTGTGCTCATTCCTGGTGCCAAGGCTCCCAAGCTCATCACAGAGGAGATGGTTCAAAAAATGAAACCTGGGGCTGCCATAGTGGACGTGGCCGTGGACCAGGGAGGGATGTGCGAGACAACCAGGCCCACCACCCACGACGAGCCAACCTACATAGTGCATGAGGTGGTGCATTACTGTGTGGCCAACATGCCAGGGGCCGTGCCTCGGACTTCCACTTATGCCCTTACCAACTCCACCCTTTCCTATGCCTTGGACATAGCAGACCGGGGAATCTTCAAGGCCATGTCCCGCAGCAGGGCTCTGCAAAAGGGGCTCAATGTTTATTGTGGGGCCGTCACTCATCCAGGAGTGGCTGAAGCCTTCGGGCTTCCCCTGGAAAACGTGGGGTTCTGA
- the cdaA gene encoding diadenylate cyclase CdaA, translating into MLEQILASARWQDALDILLVAFVIYRIILLIRGTRTAQILLGFAVLGGAYFLSRWGNLLTLNWLLNHFLDYLILVILILFQDEIRRGLAQVGSQPSWWTHKRYLQPQVIEEVVAATTWLAERRIGALLVLERETGLRDVVEKGVALDARVSRELIQSIFMQSSPVHDGAMIISGGRIAAAGCLLPLTTSPTIRKTLGTRHRAALGMSERSDAAVIVVSEERGKISVAWHGRLHEEMTPLELRGFLYDVVRLSPEFKQQGQLPQREGQNAQEAGQ; encoded by the coding sequence TTGCTTGAGCAAATATTGGCTTCGGCAAGATGGCAGGACGCTCTGGACATCCTGCTTGTGGCTTTTGTGATCTATCGAATAATTCTTTTGATCCGTGGAACAAGGACTGCTCAGATTTTACTTGGGTTTGCGGTCCTGGGTGGGGCCTACTTCCTCTCTAGGTGGGGTAACCTGCTTACCCTGAATTGGCTTTTGAACCACTTCCTAGACTACCTGATCCTGGTCATACTCATTCTTTTTCAGGATGAAATACGCAGGGGGCTTGCCCAGGTGGGCTCCCAGCCAAGCTGGTGGACGCACAAGCGATATCTGCAGCCTCAGGTCATAGAAGAGGTGGTGGCAGCCACCACATGGCTGGCAGAAAGAAGGATAGGTGCCCTTCTGGTTCTGGAGCGTGAGACAGGTCTTAGGGACGTGGTGGAAAAGGGAGTTGCTCTGGACGCCAGGGTGAGTCGGGAGCTGATTCAAAGTATCTTCATGCAATCTTCCCCTGTGCACGACGGAGCCATGATCATCTCAGGGGGCCGCATAGCTGCCGCCGGCTGCCTCCTGCCCCTGACAACCTCTCCAACCATTCGCAAGACCCTTGGAACAAGACACAGGGCCGCTTTGGGCATGAGCGAAAGGAGTGATGCAGCAGTCATAGTGGTCTCAGAGGAAAGGGGGAAGATCTCGGTGGCCTGGCATGGAAGGCTTCATGAGGAAATGACGCCCCTGGAATTAAGAGGCTTCTTGTATGATGTGGTGCGGCTGAGCCCCGAGTTCAAACAACAAGGGCAGCTTCCCCAAAGAGAAGGGCAAAATGCCCAAGAGGCCGGGCAATGA
- the tilS gene encoding tRNA lysidine(34) synthetase TilS: MGSRENHGASRGCLSSLASKVEKTVSRQRLLYPGQRILVAVSGGPDSVALLWVLWELHYSWAWKLAVAHVHHGLRGKDAEEDMIFARAMAEQLELPFFLRRVEPGSLRIHGRSLQETAREARYRFLQEMAQEFDAQAIALGHQADDQAETLLAALIRGTGLKGMAAMPYGRGLMVRPLLDVSRQEVLDYLEDKALSFRKDPSNEDSRFLRVRIRNELLPLLKSRFHEGIRDVLVRTARLCALEEDYLEKEAQRLWTGVVQRAAEGGLCISSQSYRGVHKALRLRLLRLSYAQLRGNSRGLSMEHAELMDSLAFKEGPEKWLDLPGNIRFGVSGQYLLMARAEELSKGSFCYKVHVPGQTMIPEAGLQIDWDIWEIQQGLIKELAGVMLMDMDTIQEPLVLRSPMPGDRLRPKGLGGSKKIQDLLVDAHVPRRQRWRVPVLADAKGVIWVLGYRLDQRVSPGPNTRRLLLARVRSQS; this comes from the coding sequence ATGGGAAGCAGGGAAAACCACGGGGCCTCCAGGGGCTGCTTGTCTTCTTTGGCCTCCAAGGTGGAGAAGACCGTTTCCAGACAGCGGCTTTTGTACCCAGGGCAGAGGATCCTGGTGGCTGTATCCGGGGGGCCCGATTCGGTGGCTCTGCTGTGGGTTCTTTGGGAACTGCACTACAGTTGGGCATGGAAGCTGGCAGTGGCTCATGTGCACCACGGGCTGCGAGGCAAAGACGCAGAAGAAGACATGATCTTCGCAAGGGCTATGGCAGAGCAGTTGGAGCTGCCCTTTTTCTTGAGGCGGGTGGAGCCTGGTTCTTTGAGGATCCATGGCAGATCTCTTCAGGAAACTGCCAGAGAAGCCCGTTACAGATTCCTCCAAGAAATGGCCCAGGAGTTCGATGCCCAGGCCATAGCCCTTGGACATCAGGCCGATGATCAGGCCGAGACTCTTCTTGCTGCCTTGATTCGCGGCACAGGCCTGAAAGGAATGGCGGCCATGCCTTATGGCAGAGGGCTCATGGTAAGACCGCTTTTGGATGTAAGCAGGCAGGAGGTTCTGGATTATCTGGAAGACAAGGCCCTGAGTTTCAGAAAAGACCCTTCCAATGAGGACTCTAGGTTCCTCAGGGTTCGGATAAGAAATGAGTTGCTCCCCCTGTTAAAAAGTAGATTCCATGAAGGCATAAGAGATGTGCTTGTTAGGACCGCCAGACTCTGTGCCCTGGAAGAGGACTACCTGGAAAAAGAGGCCCAAAGGCTTTGGACAGGGGTTGTGCAAAGGGCTGCAGAAGGTGGGCTTTGCATTTCCTCCCAGAGCTACAGAGGGGTACATAAGGCGCTCAGACTTAGACTGCTGCGATTAAGCTATGCCCAGCTGAGGGGAAATTCCAGAGGACTTAGCATGGAACACGCTGAGCTCATGGATTCCCTGGCCTTCAAGGAGGGACCTGAAAAGTGGTTGGACCTTCCTGGAAACATAAGATTTGGGGTTTCAGGCCAATACCTGCTCATGGCCAGGGCAGAGGAGTTGAGCAAGGGATCTTTCTGTTACAAGGTCCATGTGCCAGGCCAGACAATGATTCCAGAGGCAGGTCTGCAAATAGACTGGGATATCTGGGAGATCCAGCAAGGCCTGATCAAGGAGCTGGCAGGGGTGATGCTCATGGACATGGACACAATCCAAGAGCCCTTGGTTCTTAGAAGTCCCATGCCAGGGGACAGGCTTCGGCCCAAAGGCCTGGGCGGCAGCAAGAAGATTCAGGATCTCCTTGTGGATGCTCATGTGCCAAGGAGGCAGAGGTGGCGGGTTCCAGTTTTGGCTGATGCAAAAGGGGTAATTTGGGTTTTGGGATACAGGCTGGATCAAAGGGTAAGTCCAGGCCCCAATACCAGAAGGCTCCTCCTGGCCAGAGTAAGGAGCCAGAGCTGA
- a CDS encoding CdaR family protein encodes MRLRALILENLLAKIFSLVFAVVLWAVVIGEKHGQMQLTVPLELINIPEKAVVVSEVPSNLSVLVQGPRTLLRTLSARDVRRTVDLKGVGVGWTTIRILPDSIPIPRGVEVIRVTPTTLDLKLEPLREVSLTVVPQITGDVGYGYRIENVSVEPPKVLLRGGESELMGLSEVRTRPVSIAQATSDLEEKVGLELEGLHLVGISPTKVSVKVKVVPLQMERAIEHVVVRVAQQDVNFELEPKEVMVMVKGPLHIVETLKETDLQATVVVQGLSAGKHTVAVSVSAPQGVRVTRIEPPRVNVSLESQ; translated from the coding sequence ATGAGACTCAGGGCTCTCATCCTAGAGAATCTCTTGGCCAAGATTTTTTCTCTGGTCTTTGCCGTTGTGCTTTGGGCTGTAGTCATAGGTGAGAAGCACGGACAGATGCAGCTAACAGTGCCGCTGGAACTCATAAACATCCCGGAAAAGGCCGTAGTGGTGAGCGAAGTGCCCTCGAATCTCTCGGTTCTGGTGCAGGGCCCCAGAACCTTGCTTAGAACTCTCTCGGCCAGGGATGTCCGCAGAACAGTGGACCTCAAAGGCGTGGGAGTTGGCTGGACCACCATCAGGATACTTCCGGACAGCATTCCCATTCCGCGTGGAGTGGAGGTGATACGGGTGACCCCTACCACTCTGGACCTCAAGCTGGAACCTCTCAGGGAGGTGTCCTTGACGGTTGTGCCCCAGATCACAGGGGATGTGGGCTATGGCTACAGAATAGAAAATGTCTCTGTGGAGCCTCCCAAGGTTTTGTTGCGAGGTGGAGAAAGCGAGCTGATGGGGCTATCCGAGGTAAGGACTAGGCCAGTGAGCATTGCCCAGGCTACCTCAGACCTGGAAGAAAAGGTAGGCCTCGAGCTGGAAGGTCTTCATCTGGTCGGCATCTCCCCCACAAAGGTCTCTGTGAAGGTGAAGGTGGTTCCTCTCCAGATGGAAAGGGCCATAGAACATGTGGTGGTGCGCGTGGCCCAGCAGGATGTTAACTTTGAGCTGGAGCCCAAGGAAGTGATGGTGATGGTCAAGGGACCCTTACACATTGTTGAAACACTCAAAGAAACGGACCTTCAAGCCACGGTGGTTGTGCAAGGCTTGTCAGCAGGCAAACATACAGTGGCCGTGTCAGTGAGTGCACCGCAGGGGGTCCGGGTAACCAGAATCGAACCGCCAAGGGTGAATGTGAGCTTGGAGTCCCAGTGA
- the glmM gene encoding phosphoglucosamine mutase, translating into MPSERLFGTDGVRGVANIEPMTVETALKIGKGTAALFRGKSGHRARIIIGKDTRLSGYMLENAIASGICSMGVDVLLVGPLPTPGIAFLTRSMRADAGVVISASHNPYQDNGIKLFSSDGFKLPDQMEDQIEAFVRFGETQGVRPTASQVGKAYRVDDARGRYVVFLKNSFPSELDLEGLRIVVDCANGAAYKVAPLVLEELGAEVVPIGVEPNGENINDQCGSTWPQLMCRTVVAEKAHLGIALDGDGDRVILSDEKGRVVDGDQIMAMAALDLDSRGKLARRSLVATVMSNMGMEVALRRRGIGLVRTAVGDRYVVEEMRRGGYNLGGEQSGHVIFLEHSTTGDGMITALQVLSLVLRSGRSLSELASNFEPYPQVLKNVAVSVKKPLETVESLKHAMEDAKERLDGKGRVLVRYSGTELVLRVMVEGEDAKLIQDIAQELEETVRKELGGGE; encoded by the coding sequence ATGCCTTCTGAAAGGCTGTTCGGAACAGATGGAGTCAGAGGGGTGGCCAACATAGAGCCCATGACCGTGGAGACAGCCTTGAAGATCGGCAAGGGTACTGCCGCACTTTTCAGGGGTAAGTCGGGTCACAGGGCCAGAATAATAATAGGAAAGGACACCCGCCTCTCTGGATATATGTTGGAGAACGCCATTGCCTCTGGGATCTGTTCCATGGGAGTGGATGTTTTACTGGTGGGACCTCTTCCAACTCCAGGAATCGCCTTCTTGACCCGCAGCATGAGGGCCGATGCCGGAGTGGTGATTTCCGCCTCTCACAACCCTTACCAAGACAATGGAATAAAACTGTTCTCCTCAGATGGATTCAAGTTGCCAGACCAGATGGAGGACCAGATCGAAGCATTTGTCAGATTCGGGGAAACCCAAGGAGTTCGTCCCACTGCCTCTCAGGTGGGAAAGGCCTACAGGGTGGATGATGCCCGAGGGCGCTACGTGGTTTTTCTCAAGAACAGCTTTCCCTCGGAGCTGGATTTGGAGGGACTCAGAATAGTAGTGGACTGTGCCAATGGTGCTGCTTACAAGGTGGCTCCACTGGTTCTTGAGGAATTGGGCGCTGAGGTGGTGCCCATAGGAGTGGAACCCAATGGAGAAAACATAAATGACCAGTGTGGCTCCACCTGGCCCCAACTCATGTGTCGAACGGTTGTGGCGGAAAAGGCTCATCTGGGCATTGCCTTGGATGGAGACGGGGACAGGGTCATCCTCTCGGATGAGAAGGGCAGGGTGGTGGATGGAGACCAGATAATGGCCATGGCCGCCCTGGATCTGGATTCCAGGGGAAAGCTGGCCCGCAGGAGCCTGGTGGCAACGGTCATGAGCAACATGGGCATGGAGGTGGCCCTTCGCCGTCGGGGAATCGGGCTGGTTCGAACCGCTGTGGGGGATAGATATGTGGTGGAAGAGATGCGAAGGGGAGGTTATAACCTGGGGGGAGAGCAATCAGGTCACGTGATCTTCCTGGAGCACAGTACCACGGGGGACGGAATGATAACAGCCCTTCAGGTCTTGAGCCTTGTTCTTCGTTCTGGGCGAAGTCTCTCGGAATTGGCTTCCAATTTTGAGCCCTACCCACAGGTCCTTAAGAATGTAGCGGTTTCAGTGAAAAAGCCCTTGGAAACAGTGGAGTCCCTCAAACATGCCATGGAAGACGCCAAAGAACGTCTGGACGGCAAGGGCAGGGTATTGGTCAGATACTCGGGCACAGAGCTGGTGCTTCGGGTAATGGTGGAGGGAGAGGACGCCAAACTGATTCAGGACATAGCCCAGGAATTGGAGGAGACCGTCAGAAAGGAGTTGGGAGGAGGAGAGTGA
- a CDS encoding pyridoxine 5'-phosphate synthase, which translates to MARLSVNVDHVATVRQARRGSEPDPVAAALLAELAGAHGIIVHLREDRRHIQDRDLKLLRQTLKTHLNLEMAAVDEVINIALEVRPDMVTFVPERREELTTEGGLRVVEQASHLRRVTSVMREAGMRVSFFVDPDEQSIGAALQAGAQVVELHTGSYAEAAPGKFKEEQFKRIEAAARMAWELGLEVHAGHGLDYRNVKPLTQIKEIEEFSIGHSIVARAVLVGMERAVREMLELVRG; encoded by the coding sequence ATGGCTCGTCTGTCGGTGAACGTGGATCATGTAGCCACGGTCAGACAAGCTCGCAGGGGATCCGAGCCTGACCCAGTGGCTGCGGCCCTACTGGCCGAGCTGGCAGGTGCCCACGGTATCATAGTCCATCTTAGGGAAGACCGAAGGCACATACAGGACAGGGACCTGAAGCTTCTGAGGCAGACCCTCAAGACCCATCTTAACCTGGAAATGGCAGCAGTGGATGAAGTTATCAACATAGCCCTGGAAGTGCGGCCGGATATGGTAACCTTTGTGCCTGAGAGAAGAGAGGAACTAACCACCGAAGGGGGGCTAAGGGTGGTGGAGCAGGCTTCTCACCTGAGAAGAGTCACCTCTGTCATGAGGGAAGCTGGGATGCGGGTAAGCTTTTTTGTGGATCCTGATGAACAATCCATTGGAGCAGCCCTGCAGGCAGGAGCCCAGGTGGTAGAGCTACACACAGGCAGTTATGCCGAGGCAGCGCCTGGGAAATTCAAGGAAGAGCAGTTCAAGCGCATAGAGGCTGCAGCCAGGATGGCCTGGGAGCTGGGGCTTGAGGTTCATGCGGGCCATGGCCTGGATTACAGAAACGTAAAGCCCTTGACTCAGATCAAGGAAATAGAGGAGTTTTCCATTGGACATAGCATAGTGGCCAGGGCTGTCTTGGTGGGAATGGAAAGAGCTGTGAGGGAAATGTTGGAACTGGTGCGGGGATGA
- the ftsH gene encoding ATP-dependent zinc metalloprotease FtsH, with protein MEPNRINPQQNFYKSLALWLVVGLIVVLLVNLWNQPRRTHREMAFSDFLYAVDTGQVEEVTIQGQNVLGKFRDGVEFRTYAPNDPQLVPMLRQKNVRILARPEESNPWYMTVLVSWFPMLLLIGVWIFFMRQMQAGGGKALSFGKSRARLMTGGPAKVTFADVAGVEEAKEELQEIIEFLKNPKKFTKLGGRIPKGVLLVGAPGTGKTLLAKAIAGEAGVPFFSISGSDFVEMFVGVGASRVRDLFVQGKKHAPCIIFIDEIDAVGRHRGAGLGGGHDEREQTLNQLLVEMDGFESNEGVILISATNRPDVLDPALLRPGRFDRQVVVPVPDVKGREEILRVHVRRTPLEENVDLAVLARGTPGFSGADLENLVNEAALLAARKNKERVGMEELEQAKDKVLMGVERKSMIINEEERRSTAYHEGGHALVAMLLPGADPVHKVTIIPRGRALGLTQQLPIDERHTYPKQYLLNRISVLLGGRAAEEIVLKDHTTGAGNDLERATELARKMVCEWGMSEALGPLTYGQKEEAIFLGRELARHRDYSEETARLIDSEVRRIVESCYEKALGLLKERLETLHRLAGELLQKEVLDAKELQAILQEGNEVKVSQETAGRVLGTAEASS; from the coding sequence ATGGAGCCCAATCGCATAAATCCGCAGCAGAATTTTTACAAGAGCCTGGCCTTGTGGCTGGTGGTGGGGCTGATAGTCGTGCTGCTGGTCAATCTTTGGAACCAACCCAGAAGAACGCACCGGGAAATGGCCTTCAGCGACTTCCTGTACGCTGTGGACACAGGGCAGGTGGAGGAAGTCACCATCCAGGGGCAGAACGTCCTGGGTAAGTTCCGTGACGGGGTTGAATTTAGGACTTATGCCCCCAATGACCCCCAACTCGTTCCCATGTTGCGCCAGAAGAACGTAAGGATTCTGGCAAGACCAGAGGAGAGCAATCCCTGGTACATGACGGTGTTGGTCTCATGGTTTCCCATGCTCTTGCTCATAGGCGTATGGATTTTCTTCATGAGGCAGATGCAGGCAGGAGGCGGTAAGGCCCTTTCTTTTGGAAAAAGTCGAGCAAGGCTCATGACAGGGGGGCCAGCCAAGGTTACTTTTGCTGATGTGGCCGGAGTTGAGGAAGCCAAAGAAGAACTTCAAGAAATCATTGAGTTTCTCAAAAATCCCAAGAAATTCACGAAACTGGGCGGCCGTATTCCCAAGGGAGTCTTGTTGGTGGGGGCTCCAGGCACAGGAAAGACGCTCTTGGCCAAAGCCATTGCCGGAGAGGCCGGGGTGCCCTTCTTCAGCATAAGCGGCTCGGATTTTGTGGAGATGTTCGTGGGGGTGGGGGCCTCGAGGGTAAGAGACCTCTTTGTGCAAGGCAAGAAGCACGCCCCATGTATCATTTTCATTGACGAGATCGACGCAGTGGGCCGCCACAGGGGGGCTGGTTTGGGAGGTGGTCATGATGAAAGAGAGCAGACTTTAAACCAGCTCTTGGTGGAGATGGATGGATTCGAAAGCAACGAGGGTGTGATCCTGATTTCTGCCACCAACAGGCCCGATGTGTTAGATCCTGCCTTGCTCAGGCCCGGACGATTTGACAGGCAGGTGGTGGTTCCTGTTCCGGACGTGAAGGGTAGGGAGGAAATACTCAGAGTGCACGTGCGCAGGACCCCATTGGAAGAAAATGTGGATCTGGCCGTACTGGCCAGGGGCACCCCCGGGTTTTCAGGTGCTGATCTGGAAAACCTGGTGAACGAAGCAGCACTTCTGGCCGCTCGAAAAAACAAGGAAAGAGTAGGGATGGAGGAATTGGAGCAGGCCAAGGACAAGGTGCTCATGGGCGTTGAGCGCAAGAGCATGATCATCAATGAGGAGGAAAGGCGAAGTACAGCCTACCATGAGGGAGGGCATGCCTTGGTGGCCATGCTGCTACCAGGTGCAGACCCTGTGCACAAGGTGACCATAATTCCCAGGGGAAGGGCCCTGGGGCTCACACAGCAGCTCCCCATAGACGAGCGCCATACGTACCCCAAGCAGTATCTCCTCAACAGGATCTCGGTACTCTTGGGGGGCAGGGCAGCCGAAGAGATAGTCCTCAAAGACCACACCACAGGAGCCGGCAATGACCTGGAAAGAGCCACCGAACTGGCCCGCAAGATGGTTTGTGAGTGGGGAATGAGCGAGGCGCTGGGTCCCCTCACGTACGGGCAGAAGGAAGAGGCTATTTTCTTGGGTAGAGAGCTGGCTCGTCACAGAGATTACAGCGAGGAGACCGCCCGTCTCATTGACAGTGAGGTGCGCCGGATAGTGGAGTCCTGCTATGAGAAGGCTTTGGGGCTCCTTAAGGAGCGTCTGGAGACACTTCACAGGCTGGCTGGGGAGCTGCTACAAAAAGAAGTATTGGATGCCAAAGAACTCCAGGCGATCCTGCAAGAGGGAAATGAAGTTAAGGTATCGCAGGAAACCGCCGGCAGAGTCTTGGGCACAGCCGAGGCCTCTTCCTAG
- the acpS gene encoding holo-ACP synthase, producing the protein MILGAGIDMVEVARLQRSLDRFGERLLGRLFHPSEISHCCQRLNQAECLAGVFATKEAFLKALGTGLAQGVSWLDMEVFREQGKPPHLRVRGRALEVVEELGGKSFLVSISHEAGLAVAMVLIQGSPRSFPDSRAELSRA; encoded by the coding sequence ATGATCCTGGGTGCTGGGATTGACATGGTGGAGGTGGCCAGGCTGCAAAGGAGCCTGGATCGTTTCGGGGAGAGATTGCTGGGCAGGTTGTTTCATCCCTCTGAGATCAGCCACTGTTGCCAGAGGCTCAACCAGGCAGAGTGCCTGGCAGGTGTGTTCGCAACAAAGGAGGCTTTTCTCAAGGCGCTGGGCACTGGGCTGGCCCAGGGGGTCAGTTGGCTGGACATGGAGGTTTTCAGGGAGCAAGGCAAGCCCCCTCACCTGAGGGTCAGGGGCAGGGCCTTGGAAGTAGTGGAGGAGTTGGGAGGGAAGAGTTTCTTGGTCTCCATTTCACACGAGGCAGGTCTTGCCGTGGCCATGGTCTTGATCCAGGGCTCTCCCAGATCTTTTCCTGATTCCAGGGCAGAGCTTTCGAGAGCATAG
- the folP gene encoding dihydropteroate synthase produces the protein MKGFKGVIRLRDQELDCSSRTLVMGVLNVTPDSFSDGGRFYDPVKAIQHGLKMAKEGADIIDVGGESTRPGSEPISAQEEIKRVIPVIEALASEIQVPISIDTYKSEVAARALEAGAAILNDISALRFDPQMVKLVAEQNVPVILMHMLGTPKDMQLDPRYEDVVGEILDFLNQRIQWAMSYGVAAEQIIVDPGIGFGKTLEHNLTILKNLSKFRSLGRPILIGTSRKSFIGKILGADVDQREDGTAATVALGICNGANIVRVHDVARMVAVVRVTDAVMRAP, from the coding sequence TTGAAAGGCTTCAAGGGTGTGATTCGCCTTAGGGATCAAGAACTGGACTGCTCCAGCAGAACCCTGGTAATGGGGGTCCTTAACGTCACCCCAGACTCTTTTTCAGACGGGGGGCGTTTCTACGATCCAGTGAAAGCCATCCAGCACGGTCTGAAGATGGCCAAAGAAGGAGCAGACATAATAGATGTGGGGGGTGAATCCACCCGTCCTGGATCCGAGCCCATCTCAGCACAAGAGGAGATAAAGAGAGTCATCCCTGTAATAGAGGCCTTGGCCAGCGAAATCCAGGTCCCCATATCCATAGACACTTATAAGTCAGAAGTGGCGGCTAGGGCCTTGGAGGCCGGAGCTGCCATTCTCAATGACATTTCCGCCTTGCGCTTCGACCCCCAGATGGTCAAGCTGGTGGCAGAACAAAATGTGCCTGTGATCTTGATGCACATGTTGGGAACCCCCAAGGACATGCAGCTGGATCCAAGGTATGAAGATGTGGTGGGAGAGATCCTGGATTTCTTGAATCAAAGGATACAGTGGGCCATGTCTTACGGGGTCGCTGCGGAGCAGATAATAGTTGATCCAGGAATCGGATTCGGCAAGACTCTGGAACACAATTTGACCATTTTGAAGAATCTGTCCAAGTTTCGTTCTTTGGGAAGGCCCATACTGATCGGCACATCCCGCAAGTCTTTCATCGGCAAGATACTCGGTGCGGACGTGGACCAAAGGGAAGATGGCACAGCAGCCACCGTAGCGCTTGGGATTTGTAATGGGGCGAACATAGTGAGGGTGCATGATGTGGCGCGCATGGTTGCAGTGGTCAGGGTGACCGATGCTGTCATGAGGGCACCTTGA